In the Gossypium arboreum isolate Shixiya-1 chromosome 10, ASM2569848v2, whole genome shotgun sequence genome, one interval contains:
- the LOC108488862 gene encoding 21 kDa seed protein-like, whose protein sequence is MKTTTASVFLLFIIFSITPLSFSFGVANTTNAPVLDSDGNELRTGTPYFVVSAIWGAGGGGLAPGMPREKPCPEVVAQRGSGDDGIPVIFSNLDSNDDVVRLSSDINIEFIFRRPKFCLTTTTVWKVDDYDHSAGKWWVITDGVKGNPGANTLTSWFRIEKMGNLDYTFKYCPAVCGTCPALCNKITRDSDGEMIRLALSTDHGWQFFFKKVGTSAMEIQQVAHN, encoded by the coding sequence ATGAAAACCACAACAGCTTCGGTGTTTCTTCTTTTCATCATCTTCTCAATCACACCATTGTCCTTTTCGTTTGGTGTGGCCAACACTACAAACGCTCCCGTGCTCGACAGTGATGGTAACGAGCTCCGCACAGGCACCCCATACTTCGTTGTGTCGGCGATATGGGGTGCTGGTGGTGGGGGGCTTGCCCCAGGCATGCCTAGAGAAAAGCCATGCCCGGAAGTCGTTGCTCAAAGAGGATCCGGTGACGATGGTATTCCGGTGATATTTTCTAATTTGGACTCCAACGATGACGTTGTTCGCCTATCCTCTGACATAAACATAGAGTTCATTTTCCGCAGACCCAAATTTTGCCTAACAACAACAACGGTGTGGAAGGTCGATGATTACGACCATTCAGCCGGAAAATGGTGGGTGATAACCGATGGGGTTAAAGGGAACCCGGGTGCCAACACTTTGACTAGTTGGTTTAGAATAGAGAAGATGGGTAATCTTGATTACACATTTAAGTACTGCCCCGCGGTATGTGGAACATGCCCAGCTTTATGCAACAAAATTACGAGAGACTCAGATGGAGAAATGATACGTTTGGCTCTCTCCACTGACCATGGATGGCAATTTTTCTTTAAGAAAGTTGGAACATCAGCCATGGAGATTCAACAAGTTGCTCATAATTAG